A genome region from Flavobacterium sp. CFS9 includes the following:
- a CDS encoding TatD family hydrolase, whose product MNLKPIITDTHTHLYSEEFDQDRDEMMQRAIEAGVTRFFIPAIDAAATQSMYDLEQNYPDYVYLMMGLHPTYVKDNYEEELKHVETELAKRKFYAVGEIGIDLYWDKTHLKEQQIAFKRQIQLAKQYKLPIVIHCREAFDEIFEVLEEEKSADLFGIFHCFSGTYEQALQALSYNMKLGIGGVVTFKNGKIDQFLNQIDLKHIVLETDSPYLAPIPYRGKRNESSYLINVIAKLADLYDVSEEEIAARTTQNSIDVFGI is encoded by the coding sequence AATTACCGATACACATACACATTTATATTCTGAAGAATTTGATCAGGATCGTGACGAGATGATGCAAAGAGCTATAGAGGCCGGAGTAACCCGTTTTTTTATTCCTGCTATTGATGCCGCTGCAACACAGTCGATGTACGATCTCGAGCAAAATTACCCGGATTATGTATACCTGATGATGGGATTGCATCCTACTTACGTGAAAGACAATTATGAAGAGGAATTAAAACATGTAGAAACCGAACTGGCCAAACGAAAGTTCTATGCTGTGGGGGAAATCGGAATCGATTTGTACTGGGATAAAACACATTTGAAAGAACAGCAAATTGCTTTTAAAAGACAAATTCAACTGGCCAAGCAATACAAATTACCTATTGTGATTCATTGTCGTGAGGCTTTTGACGAAATCTTTGAAGTACTGGAAGAGGAAAAATCAGCAGATTTATTTGGGATCTTCCATTGCTTTTCAGGAACGTACGAACAGGCACTTCAGGCACTGTCTTACAATATGAAACTGGGAATCGGAGGGGTCGTAACATTCAAGAATGGAAAAATCGATCAGTTTCTAAATCAGATCGATTTGAAGCATATCGTTCTCGAAACCGATTCTCCTTATTTGGCACCGATTCCATATCGTGGAAAAAGAAATGAAAGCAGTTATCTGATAAATGTTATTGCCAAATTAGCCGATCTATATGACGTTTCTGAGGAAGAAATTGCAGCGCGAACCACTCAAAACTCAATAGACGTTTTCGGGATTTAA